From Haloarcula sp. CBA1127, a single genomic window includes:
- a CDS encoding COG1361 S-layer family protein — translation MKPRTLLTLAVVALLMASGTAIGAVTGSPDFDATLVDNTVTPGEETTLDVVLVNSGTVDSGSTTQGIQNSEVTTARGTTVKVNNGDAPITVTTNKQAVGSVPEGKTSPISFDISVDDDASPGDYTVPVIVEYEYTSYISENDGARDEETATERVELELEIDDDAGFDVVGVDSGARVDSVGTVAVTVENTGDEPAREASVTLESTNPELTVGSDTSSSRFIDTWEAGEQRTLRYRVGASGDARAEPYQFDLQVDFDDTDGVRKSTSASSIGITPAREQTFTVERVDSDVAVSDSGTYNVTLRNDGPVTVSDATVTLTTQNSAITFGQSESTSQFVGSWEPGETRTVSVDASASDDAKTQSYALSASVSYDDPEGDAGVADDISLGLTPEPEQSFAMGDVESSLQAGDDGTLEASLTNTGDRTVRNVVLNWASTHDNISPKETQYAVGDLEPGESTTVSFDADVSDNANSGPRQFDFVANYRNSEGDRRESDTLEIRQSVDGSADEFIVETTNASVNVGGSSTLEVTITNDAGERLTDIEAKLFAESPISVSDDQAYVDSLDQGESTTIEFGISASGAAMTKNYPISVDFQYEEPDGDTPVSDTYRLPVSVTNSGGGSSPLTAIIGVALVAALAIGGYFRFR, via the coding sequence ATGAAACCACGAACATTACTGACGCTGGCAGTTGTCGCATTGCTCATGGCATCCGGAACGGCGATCGGCGCCGTGACCGGAAGCCCCGACTTCGACGCAACGTTGGTCGATAACACCGTTACGCCCGGTGAGGAGACGACACTCGACGTTGTCCTCGTCAACAGCGGAACGGTCGACTCCGGGTCTACGACCCAGGGAATACAGAACAGTGAAGTAACGACCGCCCGCGGGACCACAGTCAAAGTCAACAACGGAGACGCCCCGATTACGGTAACAACGAACAAGCAGGCCGTCGGCTCCGTCCCGGAAGGCAAGACGAGTCCGATTTCATTCGACATCAGCGTCGATGACGACGCAAGTCCTGGGGACTACACCGTTCCTGTCATCGTTGAATACGAGTACACGAGCTATATCTCCGAAAACGACGGGGCACGTGACGAAGAAACCGCGACTGAACGGGTCGAACTCGAACTCGAAATCGACGACGACGCGGGTTTTGACGTGGTGGGCGTCGACTCCGGCGCACGCGTCGACTCAGTCGGGACGGTTGCAGTCACCGTCGAGAACACTGGTGACGAACCAGCCCGAGAAGCCTCAGTAACGCTGGAATCGACAAACCCTGAACTCACAGTCGGTAGTGACACCAGCAGCTCCCGGTTCATCGATACCTGGGAGGCTGGTGAACAGCGGACGCTCCGGTACCGCGTCGGTGCGAGCGGTGACGCCAGAGCCGAACCGTATCAGTTTGACCTGCAAGTCGACTTCGATGACACCGACGGGGTGCGAAAGAGTACGTCGGCCTCTTCAATCGGGATTACACCTGCCCGCGAGCAAACGTTCACTGTCGAACGTGTTGACAGCGACGTTGCTGTCAGTGACTCCGGGACGTATAACGTGACCCTGCGCAACGACGGGCCTGTCACAGTCTCGGACGCGACAGTGACACTTACCACGCAGAACAGCGCGATTACGTTCGGACAGTCCGAATCCACATCGCAGTTTGTCGGCTCCTGGGAGCCCGGTGAAACGCGAACGGTAAGCGTCGATGCAAGCGCCAGCGACGACGCCAAGACACAGAGCTACGCGCTGTCGGCGTCAGTGAGCTATGACGACCCAGAAGGCGATGCCGGCGTCGCTGACGACATCTCACTCGGACTTACGCCCGAACCCGAACAGTCCTTTGCCATGGGAGACGTCGAGTCGTCCCTGCAGGCGGGTGACGACGGCACGCTGGAAGCGTCGCTGACCAACACCGGCGACCGAACAGTCCGTAACGTCGTGCTGAACTGGGCGAGCACCCACGACAACATCTCGCCGAAGGAGACCCAGTACGCGGTCGGCGACCTCGAACCGGGCGAGTCGACGACCGTCTCGTTCGACGCCGACGTGTCGGACAACGCGAACTCCGGCCCACGACAGTTCGACTTCGTCGCCAACTACCGCAACAGCGAAGGCGACAGGCGCGAGAGTGACACGCTCGAAATCCGGCAGAGCGTCGACGGCAGCGCCGACGAGTTTATCGTCGAGACGACGAACGCGTCGGTCAACGTGGGTGGGTCGAGCACGCTCGAAGTGACCATCACCAACGACGCCGGTGAGCGACTGACCGATATCGAGGCGAAGCTGTTCGCCGAGTCACCGATCTCCGTGTCGGACGACCAGGCGTACGTCGACAGCCTCGACCAGGGCGAGTCAACGACCATCGAGTTCGGTATCAGCGCAAGCGGTGCCGCGATGACCAAAAACTATCCCATCTCGGTGGACTTCCAGTACGAGGAGCCGGACGGAGATACGCCAGTGTCCGACACCTACCGCCTCCCGGTCTCCGTGACTAACTCCGGCGGTGGCAGTTCGCCGCTGACGGCGATTATCGGCGTCGCACTCGTGGCCGCCCTGGCCATCGGCGGCTACTTCAGGTTCCGCTAA